Proteins encoded by one window of Lemur catta isolate mLemCat1 chromosome 12, mLemCat1.pri, whole genome shotgun sequence:
- the LOC123648095 gene encoding probable protein BRICK1, with translation MAGQEDLVQREIHQDRENREYIEVITSSIKKITDFLNSFDMSCHSRLATLNEKLTALERRIDYIEARVTKGEMLT, from the coding sequence ATGGCGGGGCAAGAGGATCTCGTGCAGCGGGAGATTCACCAGGACCGGGAGAACCGGGAGTACATTGAGGTCATCACCAGCAGCATCAAGAAAATCACGGACTTTCTCAACTCGTTTGATATGTCTTGTCATTCAAGACTCGCAACGCTAAACGAGAAATTGACAGCCCTTGAAAGGAGAATCGACTACATTGAAGCACGGGTGACAAAAGGTGAGATGCTCACCTAG